A window from Betta splendens chromosome 1, fBetSpl5.4, whole genome shotgun sequence encodes these proteins:
- the percc1 gene encoding protein PERCC1, whose product MATGIIRNFLVQAPTSAYFPLMFQHSPCKEDRKDETLEARGEEEEEDEGSEAPEEEEEGLEEVFLNPPPCALDLTKQLLGFADLISRDVQRYFGRTSGDQDACDVYGNSEFVTTSGRLRYYDDLLRIARAGAPEDHGSSSARRCEERGAAAADAGGLGPLAELFDQNQNQSRGRPMTKRHLPLSFWTEPVACSAVGAFSSATFDLAAQDSAHAHYNTLPHHSAHALDGTQPDFSDLLANWDPNPELAHTLTENTHMQH is encoded by the coding sequence ATGGCTACAGGCATCATCAGGAACTTCCTCGTCCAGGCCCCGACGTCGGCCTACTTCCCTCTGATGTTCCAGCACTCGCCGTGCAAAGAAGACAGAAAAGACGAGACGCTGGAggcgaggggagaggaggaggaggaggatgaaggctcCGAagccccggaggaggaggaggagggtctgGAGGAGGTGTTCCTGAACCCACCACCCTGCGCTCTGGATCTGACCAAGCAGCTGCTGGGATTCGCAGACCTCATCAGCCGCGACGTTCAGAGGTATTTCGGCCGCACCTCCGGGGATCAAGACGCCTGCGACGTCTACGGCAACTCCGAGTTCGTCACGACCAGCGGACGCCTGCGCTACTACGACGACCTGCTGAGGATCGCGCGGGCGGGAGCCCCAGAGGATCATGGGAGCAGCTCGGCGCGGCGCTGCGAGGAGCGAGGGGCCGCGGCTGCCGACGCCGGCGGCCTGGGGCCCCTGGCCGAGCTGTtcgaccagaaccagaaccagagccgcGGCCGCCCCATGACCAAGCGCCACCTGCCCCTCAGCTTCTGGACCGAACCCGTCGCCTGCTCCGCCGTGGGCGCTTTCAGCagcgcgacctttgacctcgccGCGCAGGACAGCGCACACGCGCACTATAACACGCTCCCGCATCACAGCGCTCACGCCCTGGACGGAACTCAGCCCGACTTCAGCGACCTGCTGGCGAACTGGGATCCGAACCCGGagctcgcacacacactgacagagaacacacacatgcagcattaa
- the LOC114863274 gene encoding LOW QUALITY PROTEIN: toll-like receptor 2 (The sequence of the model RefSeq protein was modified relative to this genomic sequence to represent the inferred CDS: inserted 3 bases in 2 codons; deleted 1 base in 1 codon; substituted 1 base at 1 genomic stop codon) — protein sequence MFVFQMTNQPFVTSVLLLLLHLSVSGSRPQCFVCDETFCNCSGHNLKVVPAAPSSVTVLDISFNSLQILEDDDFVTFGALKSLLMSNSRIEMTQDLAFVPLSNLESLDLSMNQLRTLSPAWFTNLVSLRCLNLLGNEYETLGQSELFQPLKELRSLYFGGHHLQSVGTTVFSGLNGLEDFFFDGTNLSDYGEGSFRQIGPISRVTLGLNSLFDRNQALVEVILSDVVHPNTTLTLIETQITTIHQMFLLKVAVSQITAGLILKDVTMTLXACNALLLLLSGSRVSLLALEEVTFIHRLSRVWYVPNMNLTEVVLRSIKVPKFYSFPALVFMEPMMKAVKRVSLINSMFFAVPCAAATMFSKLEFLDLSDNIFSDLALRQMMCDGSGALRRLQTLNVSRNLLLTINSQLFSKLVALETIDMSANAFQRMRDACLWPPSLRFLNLSSTHLTKVTSCLPGSLRLLDXSNNDLTVFDIELPLLTDLYVSHNKISSLPDGTLYPRLTSLLIQNNNIHTFGSNNLNAYLSLRSLKAASNTYVCSCDFVAFMTRDVNTHGVRIGDELGSYACDSPYIMQGRSAADVRLPLFECHMASACALLCSAVLAASLXSSSVLWYMRMTWAWVRAQRKPRFARPQLRYDVFVSYSEMDSAWVEAHLIPELEQSEPRLRLCLHRRDFVPGGWILDNIMGAIEESHKTLFVLSQHFVRSEWCKYEPDYTHFRLFDHNDDAVVLILLEPIDKNAIPKKFCKLRRVMNSRTYLEWPDDDGLMPRFWQSLREAINAPLADNVSLNGFNTD from the exons atgtttgtttttcagatgaCAAACCAACCGTTTGTCACGTctgtccttctgctgctgctgcatttgagCGTCTCAGGTTCCAGACCACAGTGTTTCGTGTGTGATGAGACGTTTTGTAACTGCTCGGGACACAACCTGAAGGTCGTCCCTGCCGCCCCTTCAAGCGTCACCGTCCTGGACATCTCATTCAACAGCCTGCAGATCTTAGAGGATGACGATTTTGTTACCTTTGGTGCTTTAAAGTCGTTGCTCATGAGTAACAGCAGAATTGAAATGACCCAAGACCTGGCGTTTGTCCCGTTGTCTAACCTGGAGAGCCTGGACCTGTCCATGAACCAGCTGCGTACATTGTCCCCCGCATGGTTTACGAACCTTGTTTCCCTTCGGTGCTTAAATCTTCTGGGGAACGAATATGAAACGCTAGGACAAAGCGAACTGTTCCAGCCACTGAAGGAATTAAGAAGCTTATATTTTGGAGGACATCACCTTCAGTCTGTTGGAACAACAGTCTTTTCAGGGCTTAACGGTCTTGAGGATTTCTTTTTTGATGGGACGAACCTTTCAGACTATGGAGAAGGCAGTTTTAGACAAATTGGGCCAATTAGCCGTGTGACTCTTGGTTTGAACAGCCTGTTCGACCGCAACCAGGCGCTTGTAGAGGTCATACTGTCTGACGTTGTGCATCCAAACACAACGCTGACGCTCATT GAAACGCAGATCACCACAATTCATCAGATGTTCCTGCTCAAAGTGGCTGTCAGTCAAATCACTGctggtcttattttgaaagatgtCACCATGACCC ATGCCTGCAACGCGCTGCTTCTTCTGCTGTCAGGCTCTCGCGTGTCTCTGCTGGCACTTGAAGAGGTCACGTTCATTCACCGTCTGAGCAGAGTTTGGTATGTTCCTAATATGAACCTGACGGAGGTGGTTCTCAGAAGCATCAAGGTTCCTAAGTTCTACTCATTTCCAGCCCTCGTGTTCATGGAGCCCATGATGAAGGCTGTGAAGAGGGTGTCGTTGATCAACTCCATGTTTTTCGCCGTCCCCTGCGCCGCCGCCACGATGTTCTCAAAGCTGGAGTTTCTGGATCTCAGCGACAACATTTTCAGCGATCTCGCCCTCAGACAAATGATGTGCGACGGCAGCGGCGCCCTGCGGCGTCTGCAGACGCTCAACGTGAGCCGAAACCTCCTGCTGACCATCAACAGCCAGCTCTTCTCCAAACTGGTGGCGCTGGAAACCATCGACATGAGCGCAAACGCCTTTCAGCGCATGCGCGACGCGTGTCTCTGGCCACCGAGCCTGCGATTTTTGAACCTGTCATCGACGCATTTAACAAAGGTGACGTCGTGTCTGCCGGGAAGTTTGCGCCTCCTGGATTAGTCCAACAATGACTTGACCGTGTTCGACATTGAACTACCTCTCCTCACTGACTTGTACGTCTCTCACAACAAGATCAGCAGTTTGCCTGATGGAACCTTATACCCTCGACTCACATCTCTTCTGatccaaaacaacaacatacataCGTTTGGCAGCAACAATCTCAATGCTTATCTGAGCCTCAGGAGCCTGAAGGCAGCTTCTAACACCTATGTCTGCTCCTGTGACTTTGTAGCGTTCATGACGCGCGACGTGAACACTCATGGAGTCAGAATTGGAGACGAGTTGGGCTCGTACGCCTGTGACTCCCCCTACATCATGCAGGGCCGGAGCGCAGCGGACGTGAGGCTGCCGCTGTTTGAGTGTCACATGGCTTCGGCCTGCGCGCTGCTCTGCTCGGCCGTCCTGGCCGCGAGTCT CTCCTCGAGCGTTCTGTGGTACATGAGGATGACCTGGGCCTGGGTGAGAGCCCAGAGGAAGCCCCGGTTCGCGAGGCCGCAGCTCCGGTACGACGTCTTCGTGTCCTACAGCGAGATGGACTCGGCTTGGGTGGAAGCGCACCTGATCCCGGAGCTGGAGCAGTCCGAGCCGCGCCtccgcctctgcctccacaggaGAGATTTTGTCCCCGGGGGGTGGATACTGGACAACATCATGGGCGCCATCGAGGAGAGTCATAAAACGCTCTTCGTGCTTTCTCAGCATTTTGTCAGGAGTGAGTGGTGCAAGTACGAGCCGGACTACACCCACTTCAGACTGTTCGACCACAACGACGATGCAGTCGTGTTGATTCTTTTGGAGCCTATTGACAAGAACGCGATACCCAAAAAGTTCTGCAAACTGCGGAGAGTCATGAACTCCAGAACTTACCTGGAGTGGCCTGATGACGACGGCCTGATGCCCAGGTTCTGGCAAAGCTTGAGGGAAGCTATTAATGCACCCTTGGCTGATAATGTCTCCTTAAATGGATTCAATACAGACTaa